The following proteins are co-located in the Leucoraja erinacea ecotype New England chromosome 27, Leri_hhj_1, whole genome shotgun sequence genome:
- the LOC129710025 gene encoding 39S ribosomal protein L10, mitochondrial-like, producing MGEGGATAASHWLVAAASWPGSLRIGQEEVAVIGPRCGQRLIGRWHQRPDQSLAARRRRQDGGGEREVGGGGGGGGPQRLPKQFAKLKGALCCKGWLPFQVVVRHGSKAVTRHRKPIHILRQKLLAVTEYMPPRPAVPERCIKPWEQDVHEPSILEKLIRRDVEFTFQENKMIAVFQNSSINSEDLRLLRHRLMKHDIRMKFFPNRVMRSYLTDTKYKNLLPLFIGRNIILVSKEPKTKEMLQIVRSSTQISLLGACIEDALFSRQGVVKYSRLPGMQVIRGEVVSGLTQITSQTCQLLNNGPMLLTNLLEQYLKQQSEAVTGLKESATMEQKETQESLGS from the exons atgggggaggggggggcaacaGCGGCTTCCCATTGGCTGGTGGCAGCCGCGTCATGGCCGGGCTCGCTACGGATTGGACAAGAGGAGGTCGCTGTGATTGGTCCGCGCTGTGGGCAGCGTCTGATTGGCCGCTGGCATCAACGTCCGGACCAATCACTGGCGGCTCGGCGGCGGCGGCAAGATGGCGGCGGTGAGCGGGAggttggcggcggcggcggcggcggcggcccgcAGAGG CTTCCCAAGCAGTTTGCTAAGTTGAAGGGTGCTCTTTGTTGTAAAGGGTGGCTTCCATTCCAAGTTGTCGTGCGTCATGGATCTAAAGCAGTGACCCGCCATCGCAAGCCCATACACATCCTGCGGCAGAAGTTGTTGGCTGTCACGGAATATATGCCTCCAAGGCCTGCCGTCCCAGAGAGATGCATCAAACCTTGGGAGCAAGATGTTCATGAG CCATCTATCTTGGAGAAACTGATACGGCGTGATGTGGAATTCACATTCCAAGAGAATAAAATGATAGCAGTTTTCCAGAACAGCTCCATCAATTCGGAGGACCTGCGGCTTCTTCGACATCGATTAATGAAACACGACATCCGCATGAAGTTTTTCCCAAATCGG GTTATGCGATCATATCTAACAGACACCAAATACAAGAACCTGCTGCCTTTGTTTATTGGTCGCAATATCATTCTTGTCAGTAAGGAGCCCAAAACAAAAGAGATGCTTCAGATTGTGCGCAGTTCAACTCAGATCAGCTTACTGG GTGCTTGTATTGAAGATGCCCTCTTCAGTAGACAGGGAGTGGTGAAATATTCCAGGCTGCCAGGAATGCAGGTGATCCGCGGGGAGGTAGTAAGTGGCCTGACTCAGATTACCTCTCAGACATGCCAGCTGCTGAACAATGGACCTATGCTTCTCACTAACTTACTGGAGCAATACTTGAAACAGCAGAGTGAGGCTGTCACTGGACTGAAAGAGTCTGCAACGATGGAGCAGAAGGAAACGCAGGAAAGCCTAGGATCTTAA